A genomic region of Bernardetia sp. ABR2-2B contains the following coding sequences:
- a CDS encoding glycosyltransferase family 9 protein produces MKKILILRFSSIGDIVLTTPVIRCLKMQFSSLHNEELELHYATKASFGMVLKNNPYLDKIHLLQKEQTISDFISSLKKENFDIIVDLHKNLRTSIIKLRLSAKSYTFKKLNVEKWIYVNLKKNKMPNIHIVERYMNTIKPLGITLEEDEKQNDRNKEAVGLDYFLGEEDHFELNWLPKSHQKGYIAFAIGGAHNTKKLPLKRMIELCDKINKPIILLGGKEDAENGQAIFDFFEKNRDTFESQEAIEKLGKKTRIFDACGKLTLGQSASLLKQSTVVFSHDTGLMHIAAAFKKKIYSIWGNTTPSLGMYPYKTQFVIFENNKIDCRPCSKIGFNACPKGHFKCMNDIIFDFWIP; encoded by the coding sequence TTGAAAAAAATCCTTATTCTTCGTTTTTCTTCTATTGGAGATATTGTCTTAACTACACCTGTTATTCGCTGCTTAAAAATGCAGTTTTCTTCTCTTCATAATGAGGAGTTAGAACTGCACTATGCTACAAAAGCTAGTTTTGGAATGGTTTTGAAGAATAATCCTTATTTAGATAAAATTCATTTACTTCAAAAAGAACAAACGATTTCTGATTTTATTTCTAGTTTGAAAAAAGAAAATTTTGATATAATTGTTGATTTACACAAAAACCTAAGAACTAGTATTATAAAGCTTAGGTTAAGTGCTAAATCCTATACTTTCAAAAAGCTCAATGTTGAAAAGTGGATATACGTCAATCTCAAAAAAAATAAAATGCCTAATATTCATATTGTAGAAAGATATATGAATACAATCAAACCTTTAGGTATTACGTTAGAAGAAGACGAGAAACAAAATGATAGAAATAAAGAAGCCGTAGGATTAGATTATTTTTTAGGCGAGGAAGACCATTTTGAATTAAACTGGTTACCAAAATCACATCAAAAAGGATATATTGCCTTTGCTATTGGAGGAGCGCATAACACCAAAAAACTACCTTTAAAGAGGATGATTGAGCTTTGTGATAAAATAAACAAACCTATTATTTTATTAGGAGGAAAAGAAGATGCCGAAAATGGACAAGCTATTTTTGACTTTTTTGAAAAAAATAGAGATACCTTCGAATCACAAGAAGCCATTGAAAAGCTAGGAAAAAAAACACGTATTTTTGATGCCTGTGGCAAACTTACTCTAGGGCAGTCAGCCTCTTTACTCAAACAATCAACAGTAGTTTTTTCGCACGATACTGGGTTAATGCATATTGCAGCAGCTTTTAAGAAAAAAATATACTCTATTTGGGGAAATACTACACCTTCTTTGGGTATGTATCCTTACAAAACACAATTTGTAATTTTTGAAAATAACAAAATTGATTGTCGCCCTTGTTCAAAAATTGGCTTTAATGCCTGTCCTAAAGGTCATTTTAAGTGTATGAATGATATAATATTCGATTTTTGGATTCCATAA
- the lipB gene encoding lipoyl(octanoyl) transferase LipB: MQIVSLEHLGTLSYQKAWDYQQEVFDRIFDVKKQNRSLEQKNEQLPTPNYLLFCEHNPVFTMGKAGSIDNLLLSKEELNQKGIEYFEINRGGDVTFHGLEQLVGYPILDLMNFKQDLHWYFRELEEVIIQTMQTYDLDAGRVEGLTGVWIDPTSENPRKICAIGIRASRWITMHGFALNVNTDLSYFDLIIPCGIKDKGVTSLEKELGKKIEMKEVEQRVKEQFEERFNVKIV; the protein is encoded by the coding sequence ATGCAAATTGTTTCACTCGAACATTTAGGAACGCTATCTTATCAAAAAGCGTGGGATTATCAACAAGAAGTTTTTGATAGAATTTTTGATGTAAAAAAACAAAACAGAAGCTTAGAACAAAAGAACGAACAACTTCCAACACCTAATTACCTTCTTTTCTGTGAGCATAACCCTGTCTTTACGATGGGAAAGGCTGGTTCGATAGATAATCTTTTACTTTCCAAAGAAGAATTAAATCAAAAAGGAATTGAATATTTTGAAATAAATAGAGGTGGAGATGTTACTTTTCACGGTTTAGAGCAACTGGTAGGTTATCCTATTTTGGATTTGATGAACTTCAAACAAGATTTGCATTGGTACTTTAGGGAGTTAGAAGAAGTAATTATTCAAACAATGCAAACTTATGATTTAGATGCTGGAAGAGTAGAAGGACTAACAGGTGTTTGGATAGACCCAACATCAGAAAACCCAAGAAAAATTTGTGCTATCGGAATTCGTGCGAGTAGATGGATAACGATGCATGGCTTTGCGCTCAATGTAAATACAGATTTATCATATTTTGATTTAATAATTCCGTGTGGAATAAAAGACAAAGGCGTAACTTCACTAGAAAAAGAATTAGGAAAAAAAATAGAAATGAAAGAAGTAGAACAGCGAGTAAAAGAACAGTTTGAAGAAAGATTTAACGTGAAAATTGTTTAG
- a CDS encoding aminodeoxychorismate/anthranilate synthase component II, which yields MILLLDNFDSFTYNLWDYVQHLGVECKVFRNDTSLKELQKYNFTGVILSPGFGKPQDAGVMMEVIDYYHQKLPILGVCLGHQALGIYFGAKLIYAEKPMHGKVSKIECKVDSKTDLLFQNMPSKIEVVHYHSLLIDLEKHTPLLYPTAYTEKGELMAFSHITLPIKAIQFHPEAALTEYGLQMLENWLSLTKTKRIIKEKMSAK from the coding sequence TTGATTTTACTCCTAGATAATTTTGATTCTTTTACTTATAATTTATGGGATTATGTGCAGCATTTGGGAGTAGAATGTAAAGTATTTAGAAATGATACTTCTTTAAAAGAGCTTCAAAAATATAATTTTACAGGAGTTATACTTTCCCCTGGATTTGGAAAGCCTCAAGATGCAGGTGTTATGATGGAAGTAATTGATTATTATCATCAAAAGTTACCTATTTTGGGAGTTTGTTTAGGACATCAAGCATTAGGTATTTATTTTGGAGCAAAGCTAATTTATGCAGAAAAACCAATGCATGGTAAAGTTTCAAAAATTGAATGTAAAGTAGATTCCAAAACGGATTTACTTTTTCAAAATATGCCTTCAAAAATAGAAGTTGTTCACTATCATTCCCTACTCATAGACTTAGAAAAACATACACCATTATTATATCCAACAGCTTACACAGAAAAAGGAGAGTTAATGGCATTTTCTCATATAACACTTCCCATAAAAGCAATTCAATTTCATCCAGAAGCTGCTTTGACAGAATACGGTTTGCAAATGTTAGAAAATTGGCTTTCTTTGACTAAAACTAAAAGAATAATCAAAGAAAAAATGAGTGCAAAATGA
- a CDS encoding NAD-dependent epimerase/dehydratase family protein translates to MSKKKVLIIGYGFVGQNIYIKLNKDLFDVTVLSPHVEEKPEKGFLRAKLQDIPALKDFNLDNTIIIHTAHVGYPLHDQDTLYREVEENLNPFLLLLDTIKDKENCRVIYISSGGAVYGKPQHLPVTEKHILQPISFYGLCKKYMEEALYLYSLQYNLEYDIIRPSNIYDFNWKTGKKQGLISALVKSVEEKTPFYLWGDGNAKKDYIHVDCFSTILAKIVNLKASNTTFNVSTNKSYSTKEIISIVEEKYSQKINLVQKEGKNQDISEIRLDNTKLKKYIAWNPRTDIY, encoded by the coding sequence ATGAGTAAGAAAAAAGTTCTCATTATAGGCTATGGATTTGTAGGACAAAATATATATATAAAATTAAATAAAGATTTATTTGATGTTACTGTTTTGTCGCCTCATGTGGAAGAAAAGCCCGAAAAAGGTTTTCTTAGAGCTAAATTACAAGACATTCCTGCTCTGAAAGACTTTAATTTAGATAATACTATCATCATTCATACTGCTCATGTAGGCTATCCATTACACGACCAAGACACACTTTACAGAGAAGTAGAAGAAAACCTCAATCCTTTTCTTTTATTACTTGACACTATTAAAGACAAAGAAAATTGTAGAGTTATTTATATTTCGTCTGGAGGAGCTGTCTATGGGAAACCTCAACACTTACCTGTTACAGAAAAACATATATTACAACCTATTTCTTTTTATGGCTTGTGCAAAAAATACATGGAAGAAGCTCTATATTTATATTCCCTGCAATACAATTTAGAATATGATATTATTCGCCCTTCTAATATTTACGATTTTAATTGGAAGACAGGTAAAAAACAAGGTCTTATTAGTGCATTAGTAAAATCAGTAGAAGAAAAAACGCCTTTTTACCTATGGGGAGATGGAAATGCAAAAAAAGATTATATTCATGTGGACTGTTTTTCTACTATCTTAGCTAAAATAGTTAATCTCAAAGCTAGTAATACTACTTTTAATGTAAGTACAAACAAAAGTTACAGTACAAAAGAAATAATAAGCATTGTAGAAGAAAAATACAGTCAAAAAATAAATTTAGTACAAAAAGAGGGAAAGAACCAAGATATTTCTGAAATACGTTTAGATAATACAAAACTTAAAAAATATATAGCATGGAATCCAAGAACTGATATATATTAA
- a CDS encoding glycosyltransferase: MNPLVSIITPLFNRQELIKATAKSVLEQEYQNWEWIIVDDGSTDNSVQVVKEYQQNDERIKIYQRKRLPKGASTCRNIGVGKAKGKYLMFLDSDDCLLPHCLKQRVDAAIKSPNMDFWVFQNLLKDESDTTSMKLWNVVTEEETLTRFLKHDALWCICNPMYEREFITKYSFDESLPSWQDYELHIRILLDNPNFEVFYHLPPDIIIFTHTEKDRISIKLKSMKHLNIHTKVLEGFWNTLLKTKQHEKYQSIFLKRFFVQAEYLWDVIENRSEAKKTLTIIKKYNLTSDFTYKRIQLYYTLKYWVHFGKMTALMRDILRKFTFKKVLPKELQQRFPILLGKIDYNPKDYPQT, translated from the coding sequence ATGAATCCTCTAGTATCTATTATAACTCCGTTATTTAATCGCCAAGAACTTATCAAGGCAACAGCTAAATCTGTCTTAGAACAAGAATATCAAAACTGGGAATGGATTATTGTTGATGATGGCTCAACAGATAATTCTGTGCAAGTGGTTAAAGAATATCAACAAAATGACGAAAGAATAAAAATTTATCAAAGAAAAAGATTGCCTAAAGGAGCTTCTACTTGCAGAAATATAGGAGTAGGGAAGGCTAAAGGAAAATATTTGATGTTCTTAGACTCAGATGATTGTTTATTGCCTCATTGTTTGAAACAGCGTGTTGATGCAGCTATTAAGAGTCCAAATATGGATTTTTGGGTGTTTCAAAACTTACTCAAAGATGAGTCAGATACTACTTCTATGAAGCTGTGGAACGTAGTTACAGAAGAAGAAACACTTACTCGTTTTTTAAAACATGATGCTCTGTGGTGTATATGTAACCCTATGTATGAAAGAGAATTTATTACAAAATATTCTTTCGACGAGAGTTTACCTTCTTGGCAAGATTATGAATTACATATTAGGATTTTATTAGACAACCCAAATTTTGAGGTATTCTATCATTTGCCTCCAGACATAATTATTTTTACTCATACAGAGAAAGACCGAATTAGTATAAAATTGAAAAGTATGAAGCACTTAAACATTCATACAAAAGTATTAGAGGGTTTTTGGAATACTTTACTTAAAACTAAACAACACGAAAAATATCAGAGTATTTTTCTAAAACGTTTTTTCGTACAAGCAGAATATCTTTGGGATGTCATAGAAAATCGTTCAGAAGCCAAAAAAACGCTCACTATAATCAAAAAGTATAATCTGACTTCAGATTTTACATACAAAAGAATACAACTTTATTATACATTGAAATATTGGGTACATTTTGGTAAAATGACTGCTTTGATGAGAGATATTTTGCGAAAATTTACCTTTAAGAAAGTTTTACCTAAAGAATTACAACAGAGATTTCCTATTTTACTTGGTAAAATAGACTATAATCCAAAAGATTATCCACAAACATAA
- a CDS encoding DegT/DnrJ/EryC1/StrS family aminotransferase — protein MLPYENLNQSNQSFFKEYQKKFNQLLEKGYFILGNEVAEFEKEFATYCQTNYCIGVGNGLDALTIILKALSEKYFFHEKTEIIVPSNTYIATILAILQNGFKPILVEPIIETYNIDPVEIEKAITPKTKVIMVTHLYGKVCQMDKIEEIAKKHNLLIVEDAAQAHGATFNDQKAGSFGIANGFSFYPTKNLGALGDGGGIATNDSDLDKSIRSLRNYGSKQKYYNEKIGFNSRLDELQAAFLRIKLDKLDEINNHKRKLAKIYLENLKSDFILPVVEQNYYDVYHIFAVRHEKRNELKEFLLKNEIQTEIHYPVPPAEQKALKGILDKTHFPIAKKIHQTILSLPISYFHTEKDVLRVVEVMNKF, from the coding sequence ATGCTTCCCTACGAAAACCTAAACCAATCCAACCAATCTTTTTTCAAAGAATATCAAAAGAAATTTAATCAACTTTTAGAAAAAGGATATTTTATTTTAGGTAATGAAGTAGCCGAGTTTGAAAAAGAGTTTGCTACTTACTGTCAAACTAATTATTGTATTGGAGTAGGAAATGGATTAGATGCACTTACAATTATCTTAAAAGCACTTTCAGAAAAGTATTTTTTTCATGAAAAAACAGAAATAATTGTTCCTTCTAACACTTATATCGCCACTATTTTAGCGATTCTTCAAAATGGCTTCAAACCTATTTTGGTAGAACCAATTATCGAAACCTATAATATTGACCCAGTAGAAATTGAAAAAGCAATAACTCCGAAAACCAAAGTGATAATGGTAACGCATCTGTACGGAAAAGTTTGTCAGATGGATAAAATTGAGGAAATTGCCAAGAAACATAACTTATTGATTGTAGAAGATGCAGCACAAGCACACGGTGCAACTTTTAACGATCAAAAGGCAGGAAGCTTTGGAATTGCAAATGGATTTAGTTTTTATCCAACCAAAAATTTGGGAGCTTTAGGAGATGGTGGTGGAATTGCTACAAATGATTCAGATCTTGATAAAAGTATTCGTTCTCTTCGAAATTATGGCTCAAAGCAAAAGTATTATAATGAAAAAATTGGCTTTAATTCTCGTTTAGATGAACTTCAAGCAGCTTTTTTACGCATCAAACTTGACAAATTAGATGAGATAAATAATCATAAACGAAAACTAGCCAAAATTTATTTAGAAAATCTAAAATCTGATTTTATTCTTCCAGTTGTAGAACAGAATTATTACGATGTTTATCATATCTTTGCTGTCCGTCATGAAAAAAGAAATGAATTGAAAGAATTTTTATTAAAAAATGAAATTCAAACAGAAATTCATTACCCAGTTCCACCTGCCGAACAAAAAGCACTAAAAGGAATTTTAGATAAAACTCATTTTCCAATCGCCAAAAAAATTCATCAAACTATCCTTAGTCTTCCTATTTCCTATTTTCATACAGAAAAAGACGTTTTGAGAGTTGTTGAGGTGATGAATAAATTCTAA
- a CDS encoding bifunctional phosphoglucose/phosphomannose isomerase produces the protein MMNELISSFPQQLEDAYSDFQKLSLSSFDKTDRKITNIVVVGLGGSGIGGNLVQTLTRSLLNIPYQVCKTYNLPSYINENTLFIASSFSGNTEETLASLEEAQRKGAYIACITSGGKVEKIANQKGFDLVPLKALAACPRAHLAYSATSLLLLLNHYGLVEIDFEKEIQETVASLNTNNEEIKTEAKQLAVSLKDKFPILYADAILEPMLIRFQQQINENAKQLCHVAVFPEMNHNELVGWHMPKEILSKTHILLFHSDYDHERVSRRMEICETIFNKHTDSITHISAKGNSFLEQIFYLIYLTDWVSYYLAEENGVDPFPVEVINYLKSSLQE, from the coding sequence ATGATGAACGAATTAATTTCTAGCTTTCCTCAACAGTTAGAAGATGCTTATTCAGATTTTCAAAAACTTTCACTTTCTTCGTTTGATAAGACAGATAGAAAAATAACTAATATAGTAGTCGTAGGCTTGGGAGGTTCTGGAATCGGAGGGAATTTAGTACAAACACTTACTCGTAGTTTATTAAACATACCTTACCAAGTTTGTAAAACATATAATTTACCAAGTTATATCAACGAAAATACACTTTTTATTGCTTCATCATTTTCTGGAAATACAGAAGAAACCTTAGCTTCTTTAGAAGAAGCACAGAGAAAAGGAGCATATATAGCTTGTATTACTTCAGGTGGAAAAGTAGAAAAAATTGCAAATCAAAAGGGGTTTGATTTAGTTCCTTTGAAGGCATTAGCTGCTTGTCCAAGAGCTCACTTGGCATACTCTGCCACCTCTTTATTATTGCTTTTAAATCATTATGGACTGGTAGAAATAGATTTTGAAAAAGAAATACAAGAAACTGTTGCTAGTTTGAATACTAATAATGAAGAAATAAAAACAGAAGCAAAACAATTAGCAGTCTCTTTGAAGGATAAGTTTCCAATTTTATATGCAGATGCAATTTTAGAACCTATGCTTATTCGTTTTCAACAACAAATTAACGAAAATGCAAAGCAACTTTGTCATGTGGCTGTTTTTCCAGAAATGAATCATAATGAACTAGTAGGTTGGCACATGCCAAAAGAAATCTTATCAAAGACACATATTCTACTTTTCCATTCAGACTACGACCACGAAAGAGTAAGCAGAAGAATGGAAATTTGTGAAACTATTTTTAATAAGCATACAGATTCTATTACCCATATTTCAGCAAAAGGAAACTCATTTTTAGAACAAATATTTTATTTAATCTATCTTACAGATTGGGTATCCTATTATTTAGCAGAAGAAAACGGAGTAGATCCTTTTCCAGTAGAAGTAATTAATTATTTAAAATCTTCTCTACAAGAATAA
- a CDS encoding glycosyltransferase family 2 protein, with the protein MHKLQPKVSIITPLFNRQELIKETHQSVISQTYKNWEWIIVDDGSKDNSWKVIKSFAQKDNRIKIIERNRMPKGATTCRNIGLETAKGKYVMFLDSDDLLVDFCLEQRVEYMQTEHDKYSFLVFPISTFNKKSKTAQERYIFNLPRQENDINRFLQKDYPWQTSSSLFLREIIPKWNEKLPIYQDIDLHIHILSLRHNYRFVYTKPDVLLRDDVLEDRISSQSNFSLKVLYAKRDLLQDIWKYIKENNKDSKEVKQDFSIFADNFMINMLQSNNTDIFYRLVYSLWREEFYTTREAFKKIAILPVIDNALHYTPLPLPLRFVRKFLNWQKVDLNYHRLRDNTATIGTVLEKEYIASLK; encoded by the coding sequence ATGCACAAACTACAACCTAAAGTTAGTATCATAACTCCTCTTTTTAATCGTCAAGAATTGATTAAAGAAACACATCAATCAGTAATTTCTCAAACATATAAAAATTGGGAGTGGATTATTGTTGATGATGGTTCCAAAGATAATTCATGGAAAGTAATAAAAAGCTTTGCTCAAAAAGATAATAGGATAAAAATAATAGAAAGAAATAGAATGCCAAAAGGAGCAACTACTTGTAGAAATATTGGATTAGAAACAGCAAAAGGAAAGTATGTTATGTTTTTAGACTCAGATGATTTATTAGTTGATTTTTGTTTAGAGCAAAGAGTAGAATACATGCAAACAGAACACGATAAATATAGTTTTTTAGTATTTCCGATATCTACTTTTAATAAAAAATCTAAAACAGCACAAGAAAGATATATATTTAACTTACCAAGACAAGAAAACGATATAAATAGATTTTTGCAAAAAGATTACCCTTGGCAAACTTCATCATCCTTATTTTTAAGAGAAATTATTCCAAAATGGAACGAAAAGCTTCCTATTTACCAAGATATTGATTTACATATTCATATATTAAGTCTAAGACATAATTATCGTTTTGTATATACCAAACCTGATGTTTTGTTAAGAGATGATGTTTTGGAAGATCGAATATCTAGCCAAAGTAATTTTAGTTTGAAAGTGTTATATGCTAAAAGAGACTTGTTACAAGATATTTGGAAGTATATAAAAGAAAATAATAAAGATAGTAAAGAAGTTAAACAAGACTTTTCTATATTTGCTGATAACTTTATGATAAATATGCTACAATCAAATAATACAGATATTTTTTATCGTTTAGTCTATAGTTTATGGCGTGAAGAATTTTATACTACAAGAGAGGCTTTCAAAAAAATTGCGATATTGCCTGTAATTGACAATGCTTTGCATTATACTCCTTTGCCTTTACCTCTACGGTTTGTTCGTAAGTTTTTAAACTGGCAAAAAGTGGATTTGAATTATCATAGACTTAGAGATAATACAGCAACCATAGGAACTGTTTTAGAGAAAGAATATATAGCAAGTTTGAAGTAG
- a CDS encoding glycosyltransferase, which translates to MNIAILSPNKKAISETFIQNHKENLKGNISYFYGGAIPNFVDDEYALTNFETKPSFTDRIKRLLPAFLYDRIPKRKYNPKGFFANALKEKKIEVVLAEFGTTAAEIYPICRQLDIPLVIFFFGFDVFRYKEQEYHEENYKKMFQYASTSLVVSKSMIPVLKKFGADENKIIYNPASAHEDFFKLKPAFEENNFISITRFVDKKAPYYVILAFAEALKKMPNTKLNIIGDGFLKETCENLVNYLEIQDKVIFHGAVERSTYMKLMENSIAYVQHSIQAKSGDSEGTPVAIMEAQSAGLPVVSTYHSGIPEIVIHEQTGFLTEEHNVKQMTKHLLEILKDKDKAKQMGEAGKTRIKENFSNEKHIDILQTALEKAIKQKNS; encoded by the coding sequence ATGAATATTGCTATCTTATCTCCAAACAAAAAAGCTATTAGTGAAACATTTATTCAAAATCATAAAGAAAACTTAAAAGGAAATATTTCTTATTTTTATGGAGGAGCAATTCCTAATTTTGTAGATGATGAATATGCTTTAACTAACTTTGAGACAAAACCATCATTTACTGATAGAATAAAAAGACTATTACCTGCATTTTTATATGACAGAATTCCAAAAAGGAAATATAATCCAAAAGGTTTTTTTGCTAATGCTCTAAAAGAAAAAAAAATAGAAGTAGTATTGGCTGAATTTGGAACAACAGCTGCAGAAATATATCCTATTTGTAGGCAGCTTGATATTCCTTTAGTAATATTTTTCTTTGGTTTTGATGTTTTTAGATATAAAGAACAAGAATATCATGAAGAGAATTATAAAAAAATGTTTCAATATGCTTCTACATCTTTAGTGGTTTCTAAAAGTATGATTCCTGTACTCAAAAAATTTGGTGCAGATGAGAACAAAATAATTTATAATCCAGCTTCTGCACACGAAGATTTTTTTAAACTTAAACCCGCTTTTGAAGAAAATAATTTTATTTCTATCACTCGTTTTGTAGATAAAAAAGCTCCTTATTATGTTATTTTAGCTTTTGCAGAGGCTTTAAAAAAAATGCCAAATACTAAGCTGAATATTATAGGAGATGGGTTTTTAAAAGAAACGTGTGAAAATCTAGTAAATTACTTAGAGATACAAGACAAAGTGATTTTTCATGGTGCAGTAGAAAGAAGTACCTACATGAAACTCATGGAAAATTCAATAGCGTATGTGCAACATTCTATACAAGCTAAGTCAGGTGATAGTGAAGGAACTCCTGTGGCTATTATGGAAGCGCAATCAGCTGGTTTACCTGTGGTTTCTACTTATCATTCTGGAATTCCTGAAATTGTAATCCATGAACAAACAGGATTTCTGACAGAAGAACATAATGTAAAACAGATGACAAAACACCTCCTAGAAATTTTGAAAGACAAAGACAAAGCAAAGCAAATGGGAGAAGCTGGCAAGACTAGAATAAAAGAAAATTTCTCTAATGAGAAACATATAGATATATTACAGACTGCTTTAGAGAAAGCCATCAAACAGAAAAACTCATGA
- a CDS encoding methyltransferase domain-containing protein gives MLQNLYIKLVPQTLRSKIYQWRNPKLNTQQMNNCPLCESKEIQFGDYGRPPRKNVRCPKCGSLERNRALWFFLNEKTNIFTKQITLLHIAPEEIFFNKLKQQQNLNYIYGDKFEKGYEKAYPEGTVSLDITDLKDFEDNSIDAVICSHVLEHVPEDNKAMKEFLRVLKPNGWAILLVPIDYTRETTYEDWSITSEEDRKKHFGQEDHVRWYGRDYPKKLEEAGFEVTIYDTEKEVSGEIQEKYRLANEKIYFCVKSN, from the coding sequence ATGTTACAGAACCTTTATATAAAACTTGTTCCACAAACTCTAAGAAGTAAAATATATCAATGGAGAAATCCAAAGCTAAATACTCAACAAATGAATAATTGCCCATTGTGTGAAAGCAAGGAGATTCAATTTGGAGATTATGGAAGACCACCACGAAAAAATGTAAGATGCCCTAAGTGTGGTTCATTAGAGAGAAATAGGGCTTTATGGTTTTTTTTAAACGAAAAAACAAATATTTTTACTAAACAAATTACATTATTACATATAGCTCCAGAAGAAATATTTTTTAATAAACTGAAGCAACAGCAAAACCTAAATTATATTTATGGAGATAAGTTTGAGAAAGGCTATGAAAAAGCATATCCAGAAGGAACTGTTTCGTTAGATATAACTGATTTAAAAGACTTTGAAGATAATTCTATTGATGCTGTTATATGTAGTCATGTATTAGAACATGTACCAGAAGATAATAAAGCTATGAAAGAATTTTTGAGAGTATTAAAACCAAATGGATGGGCAATTCTGTTAGTTCCTATCGATTATACTAGAGAAACAACCTATGAAGATTGGAGTATTACATCAGAGGAAGATAGAAAGAAGCACTTTGGACAAGAAGACCACGTACGTTGGTATGGAAGAGACTATCCAAAAAAATTAGAAGAAGCAGGTTTTGAAGTTACTATTTATGATACAGAAAAAGAAGTGTCAGGAGAAATACAAGAAAAATATAGACTTGCAAATGAAAAAATATATTTTTGTGTAAAATCTAACTAA